Proteins co-encoded in one Polaromonas vacuolata genomic window:
- a CDS encoding YgiQ family radical SAM protein — protein MNAPLDVSFFNRAAKPISSYRKYWAARFGTAKFLPTTRAEMDALGWDSCDIIIVTGDAYVDHPSFGMAVIGRMLEVQGFRVGIIAQPDWQSADPFKVLGKPNLFYGVTAGNMDSMINRYTADHKIRHDDAYTPGDLGGKRPDRAALVYSQRCREAYKEVPIILGGIEGSLRRIAHYDYWSDKVRRSVVVDSKCDLLLYGNAERAIVEIAHRLAAREPIANMTDIRGTAFIRRSGDETANGWFEIDSTSVDEVGRVEAHVNPYLMISDVAKEQGVTCAREDEAEATATAAEQASGAINIVVQKMPAKAALAAVDLGKNIKPLTFVPNPSLPSMQGRIKVPPRDRSVIRLPSYEQVKSDPVLYAHANRVLHLETNPGNARALVQAHGTGVTARDVWITPPPIPLTTAEMDYVFDLPYARSPHPSYADENGSHDHSTKIPAWEMIRFSVNIMRGCFGGCTFCSITEHEGRIIQSRSEDSVIREIEAIRDTVKGFTGAISDLGGPTANMYRIGCKSPEIEAACRKPSCVYPGICSNLNTDHNPLIKMYRRARALKGVKKILISSGLRYDLAVQSPEYVKELVTHHVGGYLKIAPEHTEQGPLTKMMKPGIGSYDKFKQLFEKFSLEAGKKQYLIPYFIAAHPGTSDDDMMNLAIWLKKNGFRADQVQTFYPSPMASATAMYHSNKNPLRKVTRDSETVDIVRGERRRRLHKAFLRYHDSKNWPLLREALKAMGRADLIGNGKHHLIPTFQPIADGGYQSARRKNSTTTASSPVTKGRLLTQHTGLPPRDNGSAKPAKPVAASGKPASNQVRKSVKPVLGQR, from the coding sequence ATGAACGCACCTCTAGACGTATCCTTTTTCAATCGTGCCGCCAAGCCGATCTCCAGTTACCGCAAATACTGGGCCGCCCGCTTCGGCACCGCCAAATTTTTACCCACCACCCGCGCCGAAATGGATGCGTTGGGTTGGGATAGCTGCGACATCATCATAGTCACCGGCGATGCCTACGTGGACCACCCTAGCTTTGGCATGGCTGTGATTGGCCGTATGCTGGAAGTGCAGGGTTTTAGGGTCGGCATCATCGCCCAACCAGATTGGCAAAGTGCAGACCCTTTCAAGGTTCTGGGTAAACCTAATTTGTTTTATGGCGTCACCGCTGGCAATATGGATTCCATGATCAACCGCTATACGGCTGATCACAAAATTCGTCACGACGATGCCTACACACCCGGCGACTTGGGCGGTAAACGGCCAGACCGCGCGGCCTTGGTGTATTCGCAGCGCTGCCGCGAAGCCTATAAAGAAGTACCAATTATTTTAGGTGGCATCGAAGGCTCGCTGCGCCGCATTGCGCATTACGACTACTGGTCTGACAAAGTCAGGCGCTCAGTGGTGGTCGACTCCAAGTGCGATTTACTGCTGTATGGCAATGCCGAGCGTGCGATTGTTGAAATCGCGCACCGTCTTGCCGCTCGTGAGCCAATCGCCAACATGACGGATATACGCGGCACAGCCTTCATACGTCGCAGTGGTGACGAGACTGCCAACGGTTGGTTTGAGATTGACTCGACCAGCGTTGACGAAGTCGGCCGCGTCGAGGCCCATGTGAATCCGTATTTAATGATTTCCGACGTTGCCAAAGAGCAGGGCGTTACTTGCGCCCGCGAAGACGAGGCAGAAGCGACGGCCACTGCGGCTGAGCAAGCCAGTGGCGCAATTAACATTGTTGTGCAGAAAATGCCCGCCAAGGCAGCGCTTGCCGCCGTCGATTTAGGCAAGAACATCAAGCCTTTGACTTTTGTGCCAAACCCTAGTTTGCCGTCTATGCAAGGCCGCATCAAAGTACCGCCGCGCGACCGTTCTGTGATTCGTTTGCCGTCTTATGAACAGGTCAAAAGCGACCCTGTGCTGTATGCCCACGCCAACCGTGTGCTGCACCTTGAGACCAATCCTGGCAACGCACGTGCACTGGTTCAAGCCCACGGCACTGGCGTGACAGCACGTGATGTGTGGATCACCCCACCACCGATTCCACTGACCACAGCCGAGATGGATTACGTGTTTGACCTGCCTTATGCCAGATCACCACATCCAAGCTACGCAGACGAAAACGGTAGCCACGACCACAGCACCAAAATTCCGGCTTGGGAGATGATTCGCTTTAGCGTGAACATCATGCGCGGCTGTTTTGGTGGTTGTACTTTCTGCTCTATTACCGAGCATGAAGGCCGCATTATTCAAAGCCGTTCAGAAGACTCGGTGATTCGTGAGATTGAAGCCATACGCGATACCGTCAAAGGTTTTACCGGTGCCATTTCTGATCTAGGTGGACCAACTGCCAATATGTACCGCATAGGTTGTAAGTCGCCAGAGATAGAAGCGGCTTGCCGCAAACCGTCTTGTGTTTATCCGGGTATTTGCTCTAATCTCAACACCGACCACAATCCGCTGATCAAGATGTACCGACGGGCGCGTGCGCTCAAAGGTGTGAAAAAGATATTGATCAGTTCTGGTCTGCGCTATGACTTAGCGGTGCAAAGCCCTGAGTACGTCAAAGAACTGGTGACCCATCATGTGGGCGGTTATCTCAAAATTGCACCAGAGCATACCGAGCAAGGCCCGCTGACAAAGATGATGAAGCCGGGTATTGGCAGCTACGACAAGTTCAAACAGCTGTTTGAAAAGTTCAGCTTAGAAGCCGGTAAGAAACAATATTTGATTCCATACTTCATCGCCGCCCATCCAGGCACTAGCGATGATGACATGATGAATTTGGCGATTTGGCTAAAGAAAAATGGTTTTCGTGCCGATCAAGTCCAGACCTTTTACCCTAGCCCAATGGCTTCTGCCACGGCCATGTATCACAGCAACAAAAACCCGCTGCGCAAAGTCACGCGCGACAGCGAAACGGTTGATATTGTGCGCGGTGAACGTCGTCGCCGGTTGCATAAAGCATTTTTGCGTTATCACGATTCCAAGAATTGGCCGTTGCTGCGCGAAGCCCTAAAAGCTATGGGCCGAGCTGATTTGATTGGCAATGGAAAACACCATTTAATACCCACGTTTCAGCCCATCGCTGACGGTGGTTATCAAAGTGCAAGACGCAAGAACTCGACTACAACTGCCTCAAGCCCAGTGACTAAAGGCCGTTTGTTGACCCAGCATACCGGTTTGCCGCCGCGTGATAACGGATCAGCTAAGCCGGCTAAACCGGTTGCAGCATCTGGCAAGCCTGCATCAAACCAAGTGCGAAAAAGTGTCAAACCGGTGCTTGGACAGCGTTAA
- a CDS encoding branched-chain amino acid ABC transporter permease codes for MKANLEILPRGIQIALTLALLALLAFPFVSSSYYTDMLTRMMIMAIFAMSLDLLQGVSGMVSLGHSAYFGLAGYALAFMTPQSEVISLWWTLPTAVIASGLAAFIIGFFVVRTHGIYFIMVTLAFSQMVFYLFFDNKLLGGSDGLYINFKPSAAVFNWVPFDLDNKRSMYFFTLAAMLGVYAFLRRLLWSPFGRAMAGIRVNEHRMRAMGFASLSYKLRAFTLAGALAGLAGYLWAAQSGYMNPELMGFQMSAHAIMMVILGGMGNFAGAIVGAFAFEYLLHVFKDLPQIGSVNLGKHWQLWMGLFIVLLVLFAPRGILGLVEKFSSKKKLSNESQP; via the coding sequence ATGAAAGCCAACCTCGAAATACTGCCGCGCGGCATCCAAATAGCGCTCACGCTAGCGCTATTGGCCTTGCTGGCCTTTCCCTTTGTCAGCAGCAGCTACTACACCGACATGCTGACACGCATGATGATCATGGCGATTTTTGCGATGAGCTTGGACTTGCTCCAAGGCGTGAGCGGCATGGTCTCGTTAGGTCATTCCGCTTACTTTGGTCTAGCCGGTTATGCACTGGCTTTTATGACACCTCAAAGCGAAGTGATTAGCCTTTGGTGGACGCTGCCAACAGCAGTCATAGCCTCTGGCTTAGCGGCATTCATCATTGGTTTTTTCGTCGTCAGAACGCACGGAATTTATTTCATTATGGTGACCTTGGCGTTTTCGCAAATGGTGTTTTATCTGTTTTTTGATAACAAGTTGTTAGGCGGCTCGGACGGGCTTTATATCAACTTCAAACCCAGCGCCGCTGTATTTAATTGGGTGCCGTTTGATCTCGACAACAAACGCAGCATGTATTTCTTTACCCTCGCTGCCATGCTGGGCGTCTACGCATTTTTGCGCCGCTTGCTCTGGAGTCCGTTTGGTCGTGCCATGGCCGGCATTCGCGTGAACGAGCACCGCATGCGCGCCATGGGCTTTGCCAGCTTGAGTTATAAGCTGCGCGCCTTCACACTGGCCGGCGCATTAGCCGGCTTGGCAGGCTATTTGTGGGCGGCGCAAAGCGGCTATATGAACCCAGAACTTATGGGTTTTCAGATGAGCGCACACGCCATCATGATGGTGATTTTGGGCGGTATGGGTAATTTTGCAGGTGCAATAGTGGGCGCGTTCGCATTTGAATATTTGCTCCATGTATTTAAAGATTTACCGCAAATCGGTAGCGTCAATTTAGGCAAGCATTGGCAGCTGTGGATGGGGCTTTTTATTGTCTTGTTGGTGCTGTTTGCGCCGCGCGGCATTCTCGGCTTGGTAGAGAAATTCTCAAGTAAAAAGAAGCTAAGCAATGAAAGCCAGCCATGA
- a CDS encoding CoA transferase, producing MRIVSLALNLPGPAALMRCQAMGASCIKIEPPTPTGATPGISGDPMSSYNPQAYTQLHLGVRVLTADLKSDKGQQRLHRELSKADLLLTSFRPSALRKLGLDWKSLHKTHPQLSQVAIVGAPGAGAEEPGHDLTYLAQTDLLTGLNLPATLYADMAGSLMASEAMLLALMQRGGKAVFMEVALADAASYLALPRAWGLSATGAPVGGGHAGYKLYACKDGRVALAALEPHFAARLCKVAGLERPHVNTMFEASTHQAIAKWLLQKTCEMLNALAIEHDIPLQTLPK from the coding sequence ATGCGTATAGTGAGCCTTGCGCTCAACCTACCCGGACCAGCCGCGCTAATGCGCTGCCAAGCCATGGGCGCCAGCTGTATCAAAATTGAACCACCTACACCAACTGGCGCAACACCCGGCATCAGTGGTGACCCAATGAGCAGCTACAACCCGCAGGCTTACACACAACTTCATCTTGGCGTGCGCGTACTCACTGCCGATTTAAAAAGTGACAAGGGCCAGCAACGATTGCACCGCGAACTGAGCAAGGCCGACTTGCTGCTCACATCCTTTAGACCGTCGGCCTTGCGCAAGCTCGGTCTGGACTGGAAATCGCTACACAAAACCCATCCTCAGCTAAGCCAGGTCGCAATCGTGGGCGCGCCTGGCGCTGGCGCAGAAGAGCCAGGTCATGACCTGACTTACCTTGCGCAAACCGATTTACTCACCGGTCTTAACTTACCAGCCACCTTGTATGCAGACATGGCAGGCTCACTCATGGCCAGCGAAGCCATGCTGCTCGCGCTGATGCAGCGGGGAGGTAAAGCCGTCTTTATGGAGGTGGCACTTGCTGACGCCGCAAGCTATTTAGCACTGCCACGGGCCTGGGGTTTGAGCGCGACCGGCGCGCCTGTGGGCGGTGGCCATGCAGGTTACAAGCTCTATGCCTGCAAAGACGGACGGGTTGCGCTTGCAGCGTTAGAGCCGCATTTCGCCGCTAGACTGTGCAAGGTTGCAGGTTTGGAGAGGCCCCACGTCAACACTATGTTTGAAGCCTCTACGCACCAAGCGATTGCTAAGTGGTTACTGCAAAAAACCTGCGAGATGCTCAACGCATTAGCGATTGAGCACGACATACCGCTGCAAACTTTGCCAAAGTAG
- a CDS encoding sensor histidine kinase, whose product MSSSLRATAKKEDQTQLHHLLITSEAAVSIIGQKTLTSMMQEVVNQALSIIGAQMSQLSLTLDFDGIRHFNAIATDSPENSDKSSSSSSLKTHHDLEMSVAQYGRPIRLGRNDTYVDVPADDKSSHCELGWLGVPVLDKDGVNIGLLQLSEKLDGEFNTKDEYFAIELAQLAAGALNNFNLLSQMRELNLSNVALKTFSHSVSHDLRSPLNVIDGFSRLLAKEITGEQNNKVQQCLARIHSGVTQMSGLIDGMLSLAMHTPTQLHTETTDLSQISNAILESLQRQSPQRQVRLKVKDNLIVRGDSRLLQSVMQNLIENAWKFSEKQESSHIEIGFCDKQQAFFVKDNGVGFDMLHARELFTDFERLPSAQGYAGFGVGLASAARVISRHGGRIWAESKPDCGATFFFTVSSAN is encoded by the coding sequence GTGAGCAGCAGTTTGCGCGCCACGGCGAAAAAAGAAGATCAAACGCAGCTGCATCATTTACTCATCACCTCCGAAGCTGCAGTCTCCATCATTGGTCAAAAAACCTTGACCAGCATGATGCAAGAAGTTGTCAATCAAGCCCTTAGCATCATTGGCGCGCAAATGTCTCAGCTGAGTTTGACTTTAGATTTCGATGGCATACGCCATTTCAACGCTATTGCTACTGATTCGCCTGAAAATTCTGATAAATCGTCATCAAGCTCAAGCCTAAAGACTCATCATGACTTGGAGATGAGTGTTGCTCAGTATGGAAGGCCAATACGTTTGGGCAGAAATGATACTTACGTTGACGTGCCGGCAGATGACAAGAGCAGTCATTGCGAACTCGGCTGGTTGGGTGTGCCAGTCCTAGATAAAGACGGCGTCAATATTGGCTTGCTACAACTTTCAGAAAAGTTGGATGGCGAATTTAACACCAAAGATGAGTATTTCGCAATTGAATTAGCACAACTCGCCGCCGGCGCGTTAAATAACTTTAATTTGTTGTCACAAATGCGTGAGTTGAATCTATCGAACGTAGCACTTAAAACATTTTCGCACTCCGTATCCCACGATTTACGCTCTCCCCTAAACGTAATAGACGGCTTTAGTCGGCTGTTAGCTAAAGAGATAACAGGTGAGCAAAACAACAAAGTTCAGCAGTGTCTTGCGCGTATACATTCTGGCGTGACACAGATGAGTGGCTTGATCGATGGCATGCTGTCCTTGGCCATGCACACACCAACACAACTACATACTGAAACGACTGACCTTAGCCAAATCAGCAACGCCATACTAGAAAGCCTGCAAAGACAAAGTCCCCAACGACAAGTCAGATTAAAAGTAAAAGACAATTTAATTGTTCGAGGCGACAGCCGGCTACTGCAATCGGTAATGCAAAACCTGATTGAAAATGCCTGGAAATTCAGCGAAAAACAGGAGAGCAGCCATATCGAAATCGGCTTTTGTGACAAGCAACAAGCGTTCTTTGTCAAAGATAACGGCGTTGGTTTTGACATGCTGCATGCTCGGGAGTTGTTCACTGATTTTGAGCGTCTGCCTTCAGCCCAAGGTTATGCAGGCTTTGGTGTGGGTCTTGCATCTGCTGCGCGTGTGATTAGCCGACACGGTGGAAGAATCTGGGCTGAGTCAAAACCTGACTGTGGGGCCACATTTTTCTTCACCGTGAGTAGCGCTAATTAA
- a CDS encoding IS30 family transposase produces MIYTHLTRDERYQIAILVKANFNQSEIAKMMDRDKSSISRELRRNRGLRGYRPKQANDKAQERRLACANSPRVADSTWAVVEEKLAEAWSPEQISGHLEASHQPGVSYESIYQYIYADKRAGGTLHKTLRCQKTRKKRSSGRERRGTISHQVSIELRPDIVLERARFGDWEADLVIGAGQKQALVTINERVSRYSIIFHVPFKTAQAVGDALITLLKPFAHCVHTLTTDNGKEFAQHERIASALSADFFFAHPYASWERGANENMNGLIRQFFPKGMRFNCITDDDIALAMHRLNHRPRKCLGYRTPHQVFMEQLESYQHTVALQA; encoded by the coding sequence ATGATTTACACACACCTCACCCGTGACGAACGTTACCAGATTGCAATCCTCGTCAAAGCAAACTTCAATCAAAGTGAAATTGCAAAAATGATGGACCGTGATAAATCGAGCATCAGCCGTGAGTTGCGTCGTAACCGCGGTCTACGAGGCTATCGCCCTAAGCAGGCAAATGACAAAGCCCAAGAACGTAGACTTGCCTGCGCCAATAGTCCTAGAGTTGCTGACTCGACATGGGCTGTAGTGGAGGAAAAGTTGGCTGAGGCTTGGAGCCCCGAGCAAATCAGCGGCCACCTCGAAGCTAGCCACCAACCCGGTGTTAGCTATGAGAGCATTTACCAGTACATCTACGCTGACAAACGCGCGGGCGGCACCTTGCATAAAACACTGCGTTGCCAGAAGACGCGAAAAAAACGCAGCAGTGGCCGTGAACGGCGCGGCACCATCTCTCACCAGGTCTCAATAGAACTGCGACCCGACATCGTGCTTGAGCGTGCGCGCTTTGGCGACTGGGAGGCTGATCTGGTGATTGGTGCCGGGCAGAAGCAAGCACTAGTGACGATTAATGAGCGTGTCTCTCGCTATTCAATAATTTTCCACGTGCCATTCAAAACAGCGCAAGCCGTAGGGGACGCGTTAATCACTTTACTCAAACCGTTCGCTCATTGCGTGCACACTCTCACGACTGATAACGGCAAGGAATTTGCCCAGCATGAACGAATAGCTTCTGCGCTGAGTGCAGATTTCTTTTTCGCCCATCCATACGCCTCGTGGGAGCGTGGGGCGAACGAGAATATGAACGGTTTGATTCGCCAGTTTTTCCCAAAGGGGATGCGCTTTAATTGCATCACCGACGATGACATTGCTTTAGCGATGCACAGGCTCAATCATCGTCCTAGAAAATGTTTAGGGTATCGAACGCCGCATCAGGTTTTTATGGAACAGTTAGAGTCCTATCAGCATACGGTTGCACTTCAAGCTTGA
- a CDS encoding PAS domain-containing protein — protein sequence MFKHFRRSSVTLKMWPLKLTYPSHLDFEQLAQAMPHIVYVANANGSINFINEQWTNITGQPVVLALKHGLADLVHPDDRQKYLLFKVKDI from the coding sequence ATGTTCAAACATTTTCGGCGCAGCAGTGTCACCTTGAAAATGTGGCCGCTGAAACTAACCTATCCGTCCCATCTTGATTTCGAACAGTTAGCGCAAGCCATGCCGCACATCGTGTATGTGGCTAACGCGAATGGCAGCATTAATTTCATCAACGAGCAATGGACGAACATCACAGGCCAACCGGTGGTTCTGGCTCTAAAGCATGGGCTGGCTGATCTGGTGCATCCGGATGACAGGCAAAAATACTTGCTTTTCAAAGTAAAAGATATTTAG
- a CDS encoding ExeA family protein — translation MYAQFFGLSQDPFSIAPDPHYLFMSERHREALAHLLYGLDGGGGFVLLSGEVGTGKTTVCRCFLEQIPDNCNVAYIFNPKLTVPELLASICDEFHIPTLDGSSSSKNYTDSLNTFLLNAHAEGKNNVLIIDEAQNLSVDVLEQLRLLTNLETNERKLLQIVLIGQSELRHILARPELEQLAQRVIARFHLAALSESETSQYIAHRLAVASQSNAKTTSPFNAKVLRRIHHLSRGVPRRINLLCGRALLGAYAQGLAVVDKRTVVRAAAEVFGPTVKSNTYQNSDKNSISTSLQTRLPGVLLSAALLGAGLWAWSISTTRTQSEQTQPSPETAQISSIEASALKSNIANSGNDKLLSEADFKNLMQANQLSENQAWQALGLAWDLELDAAQPCESASRQQTHCFSNEQTSLTLIRQLDRPGILTLIGPDRRSNYALLTGLDAQNATLVLSGASYKLPLAVLAKSWRGDYSTLRRAPSASGENKVGARLNNAWLIAQLSQVAGIDSLAEIGLTANLTQQTPRLREAIQTFQVLQGLKSDGQVGALTLMQLNRATGLKEPQLSHNKPQP, via the coding sequence ATGTATGCCCAATTCTTCGGCTTGAGCCAAGACCCTTTTTCCATCGCGCCCGATCCCCACTACCTTTTCATGAGCGAGCGTCATCGCGAAGCGCTGGCTCATCTGCTCTATGGTTTGGACGGTGGCGGCGGTTTTGTATTACTTAGCGGTGAGGTTGGAACAGGTAAGACCACGGTCTGCCGCTGCTTTTTAGAACAAATACCAGATAACTGCAACGTCGCTTACATTTTTAACCCAAAGCTCACAGTGCCTGAGTTACTAGCGTCTATTTGTGATGAGTTTCACATTCCAACCCTCGATGGCTCTAGCAGTTCCAAAAACTACACAGACAGTCTGAACACTTTTTTACTCAATGCCCATGCAGAAGGTAAAAACAATGTGCTCATCATTGACGAAGCGCAAAACCTGTCAGTCGACGTACTGGAGCAGCTACGCCTTTTAACCAACTTAGAAACCAACGAGCGCAAGTTACTGCAAATAGTCTTGATTGGCCAAAGCGAGTTGCGGCATATATTGGCGCGACCTGAACTTGAGCAATTAGCCCAACGCGTGATTGCACGCTTTCATCTAGCCGCTTTAAGTGAATCAGAAACTAGCCAATACATTGCCCATAGGCTGGCAGTAGCCAGTCAGTCAAATGCAAAAACTACCTCACCCTTTAATGCCAAAGTCCTGCGCCGCATACATCATTTATCACGCGGCGTACCGCGGCGCATTAACCTACTCTGTGGCCGCGCATTGCTAGGCGCTTATGCGCAAGGCTTGGCGGTGGTGGACAAACGCACAGTCGTGCGCGCAGCAGCAGAAGTTTTTGGCCCAACCGTTAAATCAAACACTTATCAAAATTCAGACAAAAATTCCATAAGTACATCGCTACAAACTCGACTACCGGGGGTTTTACTCAGCGCTGCGTTGCTAGGCGCTGGACTTTGGGCATGGTCAATATCGACGACAAGAACTCAATCCGAGCAGACGCAGCCCTCACCGGAGACGGCTCAAATATCGTCCATTGAGGCTTCAGCGTTAAAGTCAAATATCGCAAACAGCGGCAACGACAAGTTGCTGTCAGAAGCAGATTTTAAAAATCTAATGCAAGCCAATCAACTAAGCGAGAACCAAGCTTGGCAGGCCTTGGGTTTGGCTTGGGATTTAGAGCTAGACGCGGCTCAGCCTTGCGAGTCGGCTTCGCGCCAGCAAACACACTGCTTTAGCAATGAACAAACCAGTCTGACTTTGATACGCCAGCTGGACCGGCCCGGCATACTCACGCTGATTGGCCCAGACCGACGCAGCAACTACGCCTTGCTAACCGGGCTTGATGCCCAAAACGCTACGTTAGTGCTGAGCGGCGCTAGCTACAAACTGCCACTGGCAGTGCTGGCTAAGTCGTGGCGAGGAGACTACTCAACCCTGCGCCGCGCGCCCAGTGCGTCTGGTGAAAACAAGGTTGGCGCCAGACTAAACAACGCTTGGCTAATCGCACAACTGAGCCAAGTTGCGGGCATTGACTCACTCGCAGAGATAGGCTTGACCGCAAACTTAACGCAGCAAACGCCTCGACTGCGTGAAGCCATACAAACATTCCAAGTACTACAAGGTCTGAAGTCCGATGGTCAGGTCGGTGCATTAACACTGATGCAACTAAACCGCGCGACAGGCCTAAAAGAGCCACAGCTAAGCCACAACAAACCACAGCCGTAA
- a CDS encoding ABC transporter ATP-binding protein, with amino-acid sequence MSLSTSEDFLIDVRGLHSYYGASHILHGIDFSVTRGQTIGLMGRNGMGKSTLLKSIMGLVKPRHGSVAIAGRDMTGAAPFEIARRGLAYVPEGRGIFGNLNVMENLKMAARAGTQGQRDWTYERVLETFPRLAQRLKHGGQQLSGGEQQMLTIGRALMTNPDVLILDEATEGLAPLIAHDIWRICELVKQSGISSIIVDKNWKHVSRITDHNLILIRGEIVFQGSSQEINAKPEILQQYLGV; translated from the coding sequence ATGAGTCTATCTACCAGCGAAGATTTTTTGATAGACGTGCGCGGCCTGCACAGCTACTACGGCGCCAGTCATATCTTGCATGGCATCGATTTTTCGGTAACTCGTGGCCAGACCATAGGGTTGATGGGTCGCAATGGCATGGGCAAAAGCACCTTGCTTAAAAGCATTATGGGTTTGGTTAAACCAAGGCATGGCTCGGTGGCGATTGCGGGACGCGATATGACCGGTGCTGCGCCGTTTGAAATTGCCCGACGCGGGCTAGCCTATGTCCCCGAAGGTCGCGGGATATTTGGCAATCTGAATGTGATGGAAAACCTCAAAATGGCGGCCCGTGCTGGCACGCAAGGGCAACGCGACTGGACTTATGAGCGCGTGCTTGAAACTTTTCCGCGTCTCGCACAAAGGCTAAAGCATGGTGGCCAGCAACTCAGCGGCGGTGAACAGCAAATGCTCACCATAGGCCGGGCGCTGATGACGAATCCCGATGTATTAATCCTAGACGAAGCCACTGAAGGGCTGGCGCCTCTGATTGCGCACGACATCTGGCGCATTTGCGAGCTAGTCAAGCAAAGTGGCATTAGCAGCATCATCGTGGATAAGAACTGGAAACATGTCAGCCGCATTACTGACCACAACCTGATACTGATCAGGGGCGAGATCGTTTTTCAAGGCAGCTCGCAAGAAATCAACGCAAAGCCTGAAATATTGCAGCAATATTTAGGTGTTTGA
- a CDS encoding ABC transporter ATP-binding protein — protein MSDVLLSAKNLTKRFGGLAAVEDVSIDLVRNQIHAVIGPNGAGKSTLTNLLSGDTPPTSGTVMLGGRDVTGWKPEKISAKGLGRSYQKTNIFLSFSVWENIRLAAQSRQQHDSRLSRAQDFSAINERAEQALEMTGLAYRRSSIASTMSHGEQRQLEIAMTLATEPQVLLLDEPLAGMGAAEAQTMVALLLKIKRDHAMLLVEHDMDAVFALADKLTVMVNGQVIASGTPTEIRADARVQAAYLGEDS, from the coding sequence ATGAGTGATGTGTTGCTTAGCGCAAAAAATCTGACTAAACGCTTTGGTGGGTTGGCGGCGGTTGAGGATGTCTCGATTGACTTAGTACGCAACCAAATTCACGCGGTGATTGGCCCTAACGGTGCGGGTAAATCGACACTGACCAATTTGCTCTCGGGCGATACCCCGCCCACCTCTGGCACGGTAATGCTTGGCGGGCGTGATGTGACGGGCTGGAAACCCGAGAAAATATCGGCTAAAGGCCTAGGCCGCAGCTATCAAAAAACAAATATATTTTTGTCTTTCAGTGTTTGGGAAAATATCCGACTGGCGGCCCAATCACGCCAACAACACGACTCACGGCTTAGCCGCGCCCAAGATTTTTCCGCTATCAACGAACGCGCCGAACAAGCACTTGAAATGACAGGACTGGCATACCGCCGCTCAAGCATTGCCAGCACCATGAGCCACGGTGAGCAACGCCAATTAGAAATCGCCATGACCTTAGCCACCGAGCCGCAGGTGCTATTACTCGATGAGCCGCTCGCGGGCATGGGCGCGGCGGAAGCGCAAACTATGGTGGCATTACTGCTAAAGATAAAAAGAGACCACGCCATGCTGTTAGTCGAGCACGATATGGACGCTGTGTTTGCCCTAGCAGACAAACTCACCGTCATGGTCAACGGTCAGGTAATTGCCAGCGGCACGCCAACAGAAATTCGCGCCGATGCACGCGTGCAAGCAGCCTATTTGGGAGAGGATTCCTGA